A region from the Benincasa hispida cultivar B227 chromosome 8, ASM972705v1, whole genome shotgun sequence genome encodes:
- the LOC120083674 gene encoding uncharacterized protein LOC120083674, translated as MRGTTIQGEASSSSKESSYVQEHGTAKRTKLLRITGRSLLGIMILVGIGIIICWLIVFPKTPNLTVESGQVIPHRLTDRKLQATIAFTVKSYNPNKRATIHMDSMMMIVTDMGQTFASVIPNFTQPPGNQTVWTSAIQGNFIYPFGHMKEFVKAEGISPDLRFSAKVSYIMKRWTSKARILEIYCGGLRLKFNDSTPFDNKKCTVDL; from the exons ATGAGGGGCACTACTATACAAGGAgaagcatcatcatcatcaaaagAAAGCTCCTATGTCCAAGAACATGGGACAGCAAAGCGCACAAAGCTGTTGAGAATCACAGGAAGAAGCTTATTGGGTATAATGATCCTTGTGGGTATTGGAATTATTATATGTTGGCTTATTGTGTTCCCCAAAACCCCAAACCTCACTGTGGAAAGTGGCCAAGTCATACCTCATCGTTTAACTGACAGAAAGCTCCAAGCCACCATAGCTTTCACTGTCAAAAGCTATAACCCTAATAAACGAGCCACCATTCATATGGATTCTATGATGATGATAGTCACTGACATGGGTCAGACGTTTGCGTCAGTCATCCCCAACTTCACCCAACCACCTGGAAATCAGACCGTTTGGACCTCTGCCATCCAAGGTAACTTCATATACCCATTTGGGCACATGAAAGAATTTGTGAAGGCGGAGGGGATCAGTCCAGACCTTCGATTCTCAGCTAAAGTCAG TTACATTATGAAGAGATGGACATCAAAAGCTCGGATATTGGAGATCTATTGTGGTGGCCTCAGGCTTAAGTTCAATGATTCTACACcttttgataataaaaaatgcaCTGTTGATCTTTGA